The following coding sequences are from one Kushneria phosphatilytica window:
- a CDS encoding CsbD family protein: MSSFAEGQSTRHASKEVGVMAKDSKADKAEGAIDKAAGKLKEGVGKATDNHHTEAEGKAQQAKGHGKSARGETKDALKDRK; this comes from the coding sequence ATGTCGTCATTTGCCGAGGGTCAATCGACCCGACATGCCAGCAAGGAGGTAGGTGTCATGGCAAAGGATTCAAAGGCAGACAAGGCCGAAGGCGCAATCGACAAGGCTGCCGGCAAGCTCAAGGAAGGGGTTGGCAAGGCAACCGATAATCATCACACCGAAGCCGAAGGCAAGGCCCAGCAGGCAAAAGGCCATGGCAAGTCGGCCCGGGGTGAGACCAAGGACGCCCTGAAAGACCGCAAGTAA
- a CDS encoding glutaredoxin family protein, producing the protein MTQELVLYQFPACPFCQRVLRQIEQLDLDIELRDTRRDPEARQELQQGGGRTMVPCLRITKDDGSVEWMYESEDINRFLVSRYGNRG; encoded by the coding sequence ATGACTCAGGAGTTGGTGCTTTATCAGTTTCCGGCATGCCCGTTCTGTCAACGGGTGCTGCGCCAGATTGAACAACTCGATCTCGATATCGAACTGCGTGATACGCGTCGCGATCCTGAAGCCCGCCAGGAATTACAGCAGGGGGGCGGGCGTACCATGGTGCCCTGTCTAAGGATCACGAAGGATGATGGCAGTGTGGAGTGGATGTACGAATCCGAGGATATCAATCGCTTCCTGGTCAGCCGTTATGGCAACCGGGGGTGA
- a CDS encoding YihY/virulence factor BrkB family protein yields MTHRPASAPPSSSDHTIGREADTPMAIPARGWWQTLLRVRAEINDNHANLIAASIAFYGLLALFPAIAAFISLWGMIFDPDQVQAQINMLSSVLPSEAATLIEQQALAVTTQPGSGLGATAIGGLLLTLVSASKGVRGFMAGLNIMYNEREERGLIKRTLITWVLTAGLILMTIVTLGTITLLPALIARLPFGGMLNALLIYVRWPLLLALVMMALTILYRFGPSRRPPRLGWISTGSIAATLLWLVGSIGFSIYVRNFASYNETYGAIGAVVILLMWFWLSAFIVLLGATLNCELERQTARDTTIGHPRPMGQRGAWAADTVADDAHERR; encoded by the coding sequence ATGACTCACAGGCCTGCTTCGGCGCCCCCCTCTTCCTCCGACCATACCATCGGACGTGAAGCCGACACGCCAATGGCCATTCCGGCACGCGGCTGGTGGCAGACATTGCTTCGTGTCCGTGCCGAAATCAATGACAACCATGCCAACCTGATCGCGGCCAGTATCGCCTTCTATGGCCTGCTCGCACTGTTTCCGGCCATTGCCGCTTTCATTTCACTGTGGGGCATGATCTTCGATCCTGACCAGGTGCAGGCACAGATCAACATGCTCAGCAGTGTACTACCCAGTGAAGCCGCCACCCTGATTGAACAGCAAGCCCTTGCCGTGACTACCCAGCCCGGTAGTGGTCTGGGGGCCACCGCCATCGGTGGTCTGCTCCTGACCCTGGTCAGCGCTTCCAAGGGTGTTCGAGGGTTCATGGCCGGGCTCAATATCATGTACAACGAACGTGAAGAGCGTGGATTGATCAAACGCACCCTGATCACCTGGGTGCTGACAGCCGGGCTGATTCTGATGACCATTGTCACCCTGGGGACCATTACCCTGCTGCCGGCCCTGATCGCTCGATTACCGTTCGGCGGGATGCTCAATGCCCTGTTGATTTATGTCCGCTGGCCATTGCTGCTGGCGCTGGTCATGATGGCGCTGACGATTCTCTATCGCTTCGGCCCCAGCCGGCGCCCACCCCGGCTCGGCTGGATCAGTACCGGATCGATCGCCGCCACCCTGTTATGGCTGGTGGGATCAATCGGCTTTTCAATCTATGTTCGCAACTTTGCCAGCTACAATGAAACCTATGGGGCCATCGGCGCGGTCGTGATTCTGCTGATGTGGTTCTGGTTGTCTGCCTTCATCGTACTGCTGGGCGCCACACTCAACTGTGAGCTTGAACGTCAGACGGCGCGGGATACGACCATCGGCCATCCCAGACCCATGGGACAGCGAGGCGCCTGGGCAGCAGACACCGTGGCGGATGATGCCCATGAGCGGCGCTGA
- the glgB gene encoding 1,4-alpha-glucan branching protein GlgB, translated as MSDNRRAESATTQATTLDREIDDHVAQALGEGRHGDPFAVLGPHEQPDGSVILRTWLPGAIGVEVRPREAPDRLLARLERSRLPGLFVAHLDYIEPYVLHVRWPWGEEVVEDPYSFDLLLGELDLYLIGEGTHRRLGGCLGAHAMSVEGIPGVRFAVWAPNAQRVSVIGDFNQWDGRRHLMRRRHPSGVWELFIPRLAPGAIYQFDLIGADGQWLRKADPVALATQPPPLTGSVVADPASIEWHDADWLATRSKRQSTEAPVAIYELHVGSWRRHGGDDGESYNWQELAESLIPYVSEMGFTHIELLPIMEHPFGGSWGYQPLSQFAPSGRFGSPQAFAAFVDACHVAGIGVILDWVPAHFPTDPHGLARFDGTALYEYSHPYEGFHQDWNTYIYNLGRREVHGFLLSSALHWLREFHIDGLRVDAVASMLYRNYSRRDGEWIPNRYGGQENLETIDFLRHLNEVVHEEVPGALMIAEESTAWPGVTAPVSEGGLGFDWKWNMGWMHDTLSYMQQDPLYRSYHHHQMTFSMVYAYSERFVLPISHDEVVHGKGSLIARMPGDRWQQFANLRAYLTAMWTHPGRKLLFMGCEFGQWQEWSHDREIDWWLLSEAGHAGLQRLVRELNLLYRTLPALHEQDDRPHGFEWIVGDDAQNSVLAWLRWSHEEGVALVVVNFTPRVLEDYTLGVPREGRWSERFNSDSELYGGSNIGNGGGVVASQTASHGHPCSLKLTLPPLGAVILMPE; from the coding sequence ATGAGTGATAACCGCCGTGCCGAATCGGCTACCACGCAAGCCACTACCCTCGACAGGGAAATTGACGATCATGTGGCGCAGGCATTGGGCGAAGGGCGCCATGGCGATCCTTTTGCAGTGCTGGGACCGCATGAACAGCCTGATGGCAGTGTCATCCTGCGCACCTGGCTGCCCGGGGCAATCGGAGTCGAGGTACGGCCCCGTGAGGCTCCGGATCGTTTGCTGGCTCGGCTGGAGCGTAGTCGGCTACCCGGCCTGTTCGTGGCGCATCTGGATTATATAGAACCCTATGTACTGCATGTGCGCTGGCCATGGGGAGAGGAGGTGGTCGAGGATCCCTACAGCTTTGACCTGTTGCTCGGCGAGCTTGACCTCTATCTGATCGGTGAGGGGACGCACCGCCGGCTGGGAGGGTGCCTCGGCGCTCATGCCATGAGCGTCGAAGGCATCCCGGGTGTGCGTTTTGCGGTGTGGGCACCCAACGCTCAGCGTGTCTCGGTCATCGGGGATTTCAATCAATGGGACGGCCGTCGTCATCTGATGCGCAGGCGTCATCCCTCCGGGGTCTGGGAGCTGTTCATCCCCCGCCTTGCGCCCGGCGCGATCTATCAGTTTGATCTGATCGGCGCGGATGGCCAGTGGCTGCGCAAGGCGGATCCGGTGGCCCTGGCCACACAGCCACCGCCGCTGACAGGCTCCGTGGTGGCCGATCCAGCCTCCATCGAATGGCATGATGCCGACTGGCTGGCGACACGCAGCAAGCGTCAGTCCACCGAGGCACCCGTTGCAATCTATGAGCTGCATGTGGGTTCATGGCGTCGCCATGGCGGTGATGATGGGGAGAGCTATAACTGGCAGGAGCTGGCGGAATCGCTGATCCCCTACGTCAGTGAAATGGGGTTCACGCATATCGAACTGCTGCCGATCATGGAACACCCCTTTGGTGGTTCCTGGGGCTATCAGCCGCTATCGCAGTTCGCACCCAGTGGACGCTTCGGCTCACCGCAGGCGTTCGCGGCCTTCGTCGATGCATGCCATGTGGCCGGCATTGGTGTCATTCTCGACTGGGTTCCGGCGCACTTTCCTACCGATCCACACGGACTGGCCCGCTTCGATGGCACTGCACTCTATGAGTACAGCCATCCTTACGAAGGGTTTCACCAGGACTGGAATACCTATATCTATAACCTCGGTCGGCGTGAGGTACATGGCTTCCTGCTTTCATCGGCACTGCACTGGCTGCGCGAGTTTCATATCGATGGCCTGCGCGTGGATGCCGTGGCCTCCATGCTGTATCGCAACTACTCCCGTCGCGACGGGGAGTGGATACCCAATCGCTACGGTGGCCAGGAGAATCTCGAGACGATCGATTTTCTCCGCCACCTCAACGAGGTCGTTCATGAAGAGGTGCCCGGTGCGCTGATGATTGCCGAGGAATCCACGGCCTGGCCGGGAGTGACAGCGCCGGTAAGCGAAGGCGGGCTGGGCTTCGACTGGAAATGGAACATGGGGTGGATGCACGACACCCTGAGCTACATGCAGCAGGATCCGCTCTATCGCAGTTACCATCATCATCAGATGACCTTTTCGATGGTTTACGCCTATTCCGAGCGTTTTGTGCTGCCGATTTCCCACGATGAAGTGGTTCACGGCAAGGGGTCGCTGATTGCCCGGATGCCGGGAGATCGCTGGCAGCAGTTTGCCAATCTGCGTGCTTATCTGACGGCCATGTGGACACACCCCGGGCGCAAGCTGCTGTTCATGGGTTGCGAATTCGGCCAATGGCAGGAGTGGAGTCATGATCGTGAGATCGACTGGTGGCTGCTGAGTGAGGCGGGCCATGCGGGGTTGCAGCGGCTGGTGCGCGAACTCAATCTGCTCTATCGCACGCTCCCGGCGCTGCATGAACAGGATGATCGACCACACGGCTTCGAATGGATTGTAGGGGACGATGCCCAAAACAGCGTGCTGGCCTGGCTACGCTGGAGCCATGAGGAAGGCGTGGCGCTGGTCGTGGTCAACTTCACGCCGCGTGTGCTTGAAGACTATACCCTTGGGGTCCCCAGAGAAGGGCGCTGGAGCGAACGCTTCAACAGTGACAGTGAGCTTTATGGTGGCAGTAATATCGGTAATGGTGGCGGGGTAGTGGCATCGCAGACCGCTTCGCACGGTCATCCCTGCTCGTTGAAACTGACGCTTCCACCGCTGGGTGCGGTGATTCTGATGCCGGAGTAG
- the treS gene encoding maltose alpha-D-glucosyltransferase, with translation MINVNGRVVQTSLQSVESAAARSGEAAERFIEDPLWYKDAVIYQVHVKSFFDANNDGIGDFAGLIEKLDYIQSLGVNTVWLLPFYPSPRRDDGYDIADYYDVSPDYGTLADAQRFISEAHARGLRVITELVINHTSDQHPWFQRARQAPRGSSERNFYVWSDSDQAYSGTRIIFLDTEHSNWTWDPVAGQYFWHRFYSHQPDLNFDHPPVMEEVLRVLHYWLAMGVDGLRLDAIPYLIEREGTNNENLPETHTVLKRIRAEIDRHYPDRMLLAEANQWPEDTQPYFGGDESGHGDECHMAFHFPLMPRMYMALAQEDRFPITDILRQTPSIPDNCQWAIFLRNHDELTLEMVTDRERDYLWEHYAADRRARINLGIRRRLAPLMERDRRRVELLNSLLLSMPGTPVLYYGDEIGMGDNIHLGDRDGVRTPMQWSMDRNGGFSRADPASLVLPPIMDPLYGFQTINVEAQARDAHSSLNWTRRLLAVRNRHRAFGRGTLRMLTPANRRILAYLREYTPENGETDVILCVANVSRTAQAVALDLSAFEGLVPVEMIGGSAFPPIVRAPYQMTLPPYGFYWFTLAGEARLPAWHTPAHSVMPDLLTLIIKRGIEDILQPPARRQLERDILPIYLAQRRWFGAKQAARIEVEIGHTTILTPPPGDEVPSVLLCETRTETSEEGPAQHYLLALTHVDEQHPSALVESLALARVRRGREVGYLTDAFAMPAVILRLMESLRAGQRLPLEHGELQFVPSDRLAPLWAEMMPQEQDVRYPGVEQSNSSVIIDERIVLKLIRKIEPGQHPEAEMGRYLTTRGFEHIAPMLGEIVRVDEAGVPHVLMVAQGYVANQGDGWLWTLNTLDRAMREASEEKVQEGLKEEGGSSEPPLGEGFGAMSTLTTFASLLGRRLAEMHQVLASPTEDPDFAPQVIDTDEAHAWVERVRARVAEAMAVLGHRQTDLPEVSRERAAVLLSSRDRIEQWLQAVEPQLQGALRTRIHGDLHLGQVLVAQEDAWLIDFEGEPARPLTERRAKHSPLRDVAGILRSFDYAAAMALENAQSSERDEATLQQDRRVAEQYYREANAAFLSTYREVAGYSASNAEQGEIFTSILSLCLLEKAAYELTYEAANRPDWLKVPLFGLAALAEAMQRSDDHGFHERRYPGRTS, from the coding sequence ATGATCAATGTCAACGGCAGGGTCGTTCAAACCTCCCTGCAGTCGGTCGAGAGTGCTGCAGCAAGATCCGGGGAGGCGGCCGAGCGCTTTATCGAAGATCCCTTGTGGTACAAGGATGCCGTCATCTATCAGGTGCACGTCAAATCGTTTTTCGATGCCAATAATGATGGTATCGGCGATTTTGCGGGGCTGATCGAGAAGCTCGATTACATTCAGTCGCTGGGGGTCAATACCGTCTGGCTGCTGCCGTTTTACCCATCGCCGCGCCGGGATGACGGCTACGATATCGCTGATTACTACGATGTCAGCCCGGACTACGGCACCCTGGCGGATGCCCAGCGTTTCATCAGCGAGGCACATGCCCGTGGTTTGCGGGTGATTACCGAGCTGGTCATCAACCATACGTCCGACCAGCACCCCTGGTTTCAGCGTGCTCGCCAGGCACCCCGCGGCTCCTCGGAGCGCAACTTCTATGTCTGGTCGGACAGCGATCAGGCCTACAGTGGCACGCGCATCATCTTTCTGGACACCGAGCACTCCAACTGGACCTGGGATCCGGTCGCCGGGCAGTACTTCTGGCACCGTTTCTACTCTCACCAGCCGGATCTCAATTTCGATCATCCGCCGGTCATGGAAGAAGTGCTTCGAGTATTGCACTACTGGCTGGCGATGGGCGTCGACGGCTTGCGGCTGGATGCCATTCCGTATCTGATCGAGCGGGAGGGCACCAACAACGAGAACCTGCCCGAGACTCATACCGTGCTCAAGCGGATTCGGGCGGAGATTGATCGCCACTATCCCGACCGCATGCTGCTGGCCGAAGCCAATCAGTGGCCCGAGGATACACAACCCTATTTCGGCGGTGATGAAAGTGGTCATGGTGATGAGTGTCACATGGCCTTCCATTTCCCGCTGATGCCGCGCATGTATATGGCATTGGCTCAGGAAGATCGCTTTCCGATCACTGACATTCTGCGCCAGACACCGTCCATTCCCGACAATTGCCAGTGGGCGATCTTCCTGCGTAACCATGATGAACTGACGCTGGAGATGGTCACCGATCGTGAGCGTGACTATCTGTGGGAACACTACGCAGCCGATCGGCGTGCTCGCATCAACCTGGGTATTCGCCGACGGCTGGCACCGCTGATGGAGCGGGATCGGCGCCGGGTGGAACTGCTCAACAGCCTGCTGCTGTCGATGCCGGGTACGCCGGTGTTGTATTACGGCGACGAGATCGGCATGGGGGATAACATTCATCTCGGTGACCGGGATGGCGTGCGTACCCCCATGCAGTGGTCCATGGATCGTAATGGCGGCTTCTCCCGGGCTGATCCGGCGAGTCTGGTGCTGCCGCCGATCATGGATCCGCTCTACGGTTTTCAGACCATCAATGTCGAGGCGCAGGCGCGCGATGCCCATTCGTCACTGAACTGGACACGTCGGTTGCTGGCAGTCCGCAATCGTCATCGCGCCTTTGGTCGCGGCACGTTACGTATGCTCACGCCGGCCAATCGGCGCATTCTGGCTTATCTGCGCGAATATACCCCGGAGAATGGCGAGACTGACGTGATTCTCTGCGTGGCCAATGTCTCGCGTACTGCTCAGGCGGTAGCGCTCGACCTGTCGGCGTTCGAGGGGCTGGTGCCGGTGGAAATGATCGGTGGCAGTGCCTTTCCGCCGATCGTGCGCGCACCCTATCAGATGACGCTGCCGCCCTATGGCTTCTACTGGTTCACGCTTGCCGGCGAGGCACGGCTGCCGGCCTGGCATACGCCGGCACACAGCGTCATGCCCGATCTGCTGACCCTGATTATCAAGCGCGGCATCGAGGATATCCTGCAACCCCCGGCTCGGCGTCAGCTGGAGCGGGATATTCTGCCCATCTATCTGGCCCAGCGGCGCTGGTTCGGTGCCAAGCAGGCCGCGCGGATCGAGGTCGAGATCGGACACACCACCATTCTGACGCCGCCCCCCGGCGATGAAGTACCCAGCGTGCTGTTGTGTGAAACCCGAACAGAGACTTCGGAAGAAGGACCGGCGCAGCACTATTTGCTGGCACTGACGCATGTGGATGAACAGCATCCTTCGGCGCTGGTGGAGAGTCTGGCCCTGGCCCGGGTGAGACGTGGGCGTGAAGTGGGCTATCTCACCGATGCCTTTGCCATGCCTGCCGTGATTCTGCGCCTGATGGAATCCCTCAGGGCAGGACAGCGTCTGCCGCTGGAGCATGGAGAGCTGCAGTTTGTCCCCAGTGACCGATTGGCACCGCTGTGGGCGGAGATGATGCCGCAGGAGCAGGATGTCCGCTATCCCGGTGTCGAGCAATCCAACAGCTCGGTCATCATCGATGAGCGCATCGTGCTCAAGCTGATTCGCAAGATCGAACCCGGGCAGCATCCCGAAGCCGAAATGGGCCGCTATCTGACAACGCGTGGCTTCGAGCATATTGCGCCCATGCTGGGAGAGATTGTGCGTGTCGATGAGGCCGGTGTGCCTCATGTCCTGATGGTGGCTCAGGGATATGTCGCCAATCAGGGCGATGGCTGGCTGTGGACGCTCAATACGCTGGATCGTGCAATGCGTGAAGCCAGCGAAGAGAAGGTTCAGGAAGGCCTGAAGGAAGAGGGTGGCAGCAGCGAACCGCCTCTCGGCGAAGGATTCGGGGCCATGTCCACGCTGACCACTTTCGCTTCACTGCTCGGTAGACGACTGGCCGAAATGCATCAGGTACTGGCCAGCCCCACCGAAGACCCCGATTTTGCGCCGCAGGTCATTGATACTGATGAGGCTCATGCCTGGGTTGAACGTGTTCGTGCGCGGGTGGCCGAGGCCATGGCTGTACTGGGTCATCGCCAGACGGATCTGCCTGAAGTGAGTCGGGAGCGTGCGGCTGTGCTGCTGAGCAGTCGGGATCGCATCGAGCAGTGGTTGCAGGCAGTGGAGCCGCAACTGCAAGGGGCGCTGCGTACCCGCATTCATGGCGATCTGCATCTTGGCCAGGTGCTGGTAGCTCAGGAAGATGCCTGGCTGATCGATTTCGAGGGCGAACCGGCTCGACCGCTGACTGAGCGACGTGCCAAACACAGTCCGCTACGCGATGTGGCCGGTATTCTGCGGTCCTTCGATTATGCCGCCGCCATGGCGCTGGAAAATGCCCAGAGCAGCGAGCGTGATGAGGCCACTCTGCAGCAGGATCGTCGGGTGGCAGAGCAGTACTACCGTGAGGCCAATGCCGCCTTTTTGTCCACCTATCGTGAAGTCGCCGGATATTCGGCGAGCAACGCTGAACAGGGAGAAATCTTTACCAGTATTCTGAGCCTGTGTCTGCTGGAGAAAGCCGCTTATGAGCTGACCTATGAAGCGGCCAATCGTCCCGACTGGCTGAAGGTGCCGTTGTTCGGTCTGGCTGCTCTGGCAGAAGCCATGCAGCGTTCGGACGACCACGGCTTTCACGAACGCCGCTACCCCGGGAGAACGTCATGA